A genome region from Bradyrhizobium commune includes the following:
- a CDS encoding Hsp70 family protein, translating to MSSASPAVSIGIDFGTSNTVVALAADDRRVEAIRFEHGGQRHSTYVSALCFWEDRPGAGAQAEGGPWAIEQFLDGRHIYRFLQSFKTFAASSSFNSTQVFRQRFKFEDILAAFLRTLARHGGDRFGFEAANITVGRPVRFAGGNPDEALAMQRYRAAFERLGAGHARYVYEPVGAAFSFARRLERDATVLVADFGGGTSDFSVMRFSRQGGHLRAEPLGHAGIGIAGDTFDYRIVDHVVSPRLGKGSSFRSFDKVLPVPSGHYTNLARWHQLAMMKSNGDLRELRELARTALKPKLLEDFITIVDLDLGFSLYRAVSDAKVALSGQDQVDFRFSGGGVDIGAAITRKNFDAWIADDVARLSATVDKVLAEAGITAREIEKVFLTGGTSFVPAVRKLFAERFGNERLMSGDQFESIAYGLALIGHSPDPDRWTADGGVKREAIT from the coding sequence ATGTCGAGCGCCTCGCCCGCCGTCTCGATCGGCATCGATTTTGGGACCAGCAACACCGTCGTGGCGCTCGCGGCGGACGACCGCCGGGTCGAAGCGATCCGCTTCGAGCATGGCGGACAGCGGCACAGCACCTATGTCTCCGCCCTCTGCTTCTGGGAGGATCGGCCGGGCGCCGGCGCGCAGGCCGAAGGCGGGCCGTGGGCGATCGAGCAGTTTCTCGATGGACGCCACATCTACCGCTTCCTTCAATCCTTCAAGACGTTTGCAGCGAGCTCGAGCTTCAACAGCACGCAAGTTTTCCGGCAGCGCTTCAAGTTCGAGGACATTCTCGCCGCGTTCCTGCGGACGCTGGCGCGCCATGGCGGCGACAGATTCGGCTTCGAGGCGGCCAACATCACGGTCGGCCGCCCGGTGCGGTTCGCCGGCGGCAATCCCGACGAGGCGCTGGCGATGCAGCGTTATCGCGCCGCGTTCGAGCGTCTCGGCGCCGGCCATGCGCGCTACGTCTACGAGCCCGTCGGTGCCGCGTTCTCCTTCGCCCGAAGGCTGGAGCGCGATGCCACCGTGCTGGTGGCGGATTTCGGCGGCGGCACCAGCGATTTCTCGGTGATGCGTTTCTCGCGCCAGGGCGGCCATCTGCGCGCCGAGCCGCTCGGACACGCCGGCATCGGCATCGCCGGCGACACCTTCGACTATCGCATCGTCGATCACGTCGTCTCGCCGCGGCTCGGCAAGGGCTCGAGCTTCCGCTCGTTCGACAAGGTGCTGCCGGTCCCGAGCGGCCATTACACCAACCTCGCGCGCTGGCATCAGCTCGCGATGATGAAGAGCAACGGCGATCTGCGCGAGCTCCGCGAGCTGGCGCGCACCGCGCTGAAACCAAAACTGCTCGAGGATTTCATCACCATCGTCGATCTCGATCTCGGCTTCTCGCTCTATCGCGCAGTGTCCGACGCCAAGGTCGCGCTGTCGGGGCAGGACCAGGTCGACTTCCGCTTTAGCGGCGGCGGGGTCGACATCGGCGCGGCCATCACCCGGAAGAACTTTGACGCCTGGATCGCCGACGATGTCGCCCGGCTCAGCGCCACCGTCGACAAGGTGCTGGCCGAGGCCGGCATCACCGCGCGTGAGATCGAAAAAGTGTTCTTGACCGGCGGCACGTCCTTCGTGCCGGCGGTGCGAAAGCTGTTCGCCGAAAGATTCGGCAACGAACGGCTGATGTCGGGCGACCAGTTCGAGTCGATCGCCTATGGGCTTGCCCTGATCGGACATAGTCCGGACCCGGACAGATGGACCGCGGACGGCGGGGTCAAGCGGGAGGCGATCACTTAA
- a CDS encoding TetR/AcrR family transcriptional regulator: MRISKEKAAENRDRILKAASRLMRERGISGVGVDELTEAAGMTHGSLYSQFGSKERLVEEAIADAIATKGQELHAGATLHDYVSEYLSPEHRDEPGGGCPFSALCCEMRHQSKAARDRFTAGVKGMVGWISGQLNAGAKQRRREDEALATLSSLVGAVVLARAVNDPKLSDDILRAARSELGL, from the coding sequence ATGCGCATCTCGAAGGAAAAAGCGGCGGAGAACCGCGATCGAATTCTCAAGGCCGCATCCCGCCTGATGCGCGAACGCGGCATCTCCGGGGTCGGCGTGGACGAACTGACCGAAGCGGCCGGCATGACTCACGGCAGCCTCTACAGCCAGTTCGGCTCCAAGGAGCGGCTGGTCGAGGAGGCGATCGCCGACGCGATCGCGACCAAAGGACAGGAGCTGCACGCGGGAGCCACGCTCCACGATTACGTTTCGGAATATCTCTCGCCCGAGCACCGCGACGAGCCGGGCGGCGGCTGTCCGTTTTCGGCCTTGTGTTGCGAGATGCGCCACCAGAGCAAAGCCGCGCGCGATCGCTTCACGGCCGGGGTGAAGGGCATGGTGGGTTGGATCAGCGGCCAACTGAATGCCGGAGCGAAGCAAAGGCGTCGCGAGGATGAGGCGCTCGCGACCTTGTCCTCTCTTGTCGGGGCGGTCGTGCTCGCGCGCGCCGTGAACGATCCCAAGCTGTCGGACGACATTCTTCGCGCGGCCAGGAGCGAGTTGGGCCTTTGA
- a CDS encoding oxidoreductase, producing the protein MAAPHGKIALVTGASSGIGEATAERLAKAGYEVYGTSRRGAQVGKRSFEMLSLDVTSDESVEAAVNEVIKRSGRIDLLVNNAGFGVAPAGAEESSLDQARAIFETNFFGLVRMTRAVVPHMRRRGSGRIINIGSVLGFLPMPYGALYAATKHAVEGYSESLDHELRTWGIRVSVIEPAYTKTPFDANFIEPDAKLDAYSAIRAGVSKRVNEVMATAESPGVVANTVLAAAAAARPKIRYTAGRLAGRLRLLRRFAPAGLVDAGIRKDLRLDDGRVAAASRARAF; encoded by the coding sequence ATGGCTGCGCCCCATGGGAAGATCGCGCTCGTGACAGGTGCCTCGTCAGGCATCGGCGAGGCAACCGCAGAGCGGCTCGCGAAGGCCGGCTACGAGGTTTACGGCACCAGCCGACGCGGAGCGCAGGTCGGCAAGCGATCATTCGAGATGCTGTCGCTCGACGTGACCAGCGACGAATCCGTGGAAGCCGCCGTCAACGAGGTGATAAAACGTTCCGGCCGCATCGATCTGCTGGTGAACAACGCTGGCTTCGGCGTCGCGCCGGCCGGCGCGGAAGAGAGCTCGCTCGACCAGGCAAGGGCGATCTTCGAAACGAATTTCTTCGGACTGGTGCGGATGACGCGCGCCGTGGTGCCGCACATGCGCCGCCGGGGGAGCGGCCGCATCATCAACATCGGCTCCGTGCTCGGCTTCCTGCCGATGCCGTATGGCGCGCTCTATGCCGCCACCAAGCACGCAGTGGAAGGCTATTCGGAATCGCTCGACCACGAGCTCCGCACCTGGGGCATCCGCGTCTCGGTGATCGAGCCCGCCTATACCAAGACGCCGTTCGACGCGAATTTCATCGAACCCGACGCAAAGCTTGACGCGTACAGCGCGATCCGTGCCGGCGTGAGCAAGCGTGTCAACGAAGTGATGGCGACCGCCGAGTCGCCTGGCGTCGTCGCCAATACCGTTCTGGCGGCCGCCGCTGCCGCACGTCCAAAAATCCGATACACGGCCGGCCGTCTTGCGGGCCGGCTGCGGTTGTTGCGCCGCTTCGCGCCGGCCGGACTGGTCGATGCCGGAATTCGGAAGGACCTGCGGCTTGACGACGGTCGCGTCGCAGCCGCCAGCCGCGCCCGCGCCTTCTGA
- a CDS encoding NADP-dependent oxidoreductase: MKALVVKRYGRPDQVAFADTPRPVPKPDDILVEVHAAGLNPIDTAIPKGTFKPILKLDLPATLGSDLAGIVVEVGSRVTRFKPGDAVFASIFDLGDTGALAEFARVPESAAALKPANLDFVQAASIPMVGLTSWQALKERAQLKPGQKAFIPAGSGGIGTFAIQLAKYLGAEVGTTTSTGNLDLVRSLGADEVVDYKKQQFEAVLKDYDAVLGTVRGDAIEKSLRILGPGSTIVSLIGPPDAAFARARGMNVVMTFLFGMLSRKIIGAAKARGASYSFLFVRPDGGQLAEIGKLLEAKRIRPVIDKVFPFDQAKEALAYLEQGRAKGKVVVQMR, from the coding sequence ATGAAAGCGCTCGTCGTGAAACGTTATGGCCGGCCGGATCAGGTCGCATTCGCCGACACGCCTCGGCCGGTGCCGAAGCCGGACGACATTCTGGTTGAGGTCCACGCCGCAGGCCTCAATCCCATCGACACCGCGATCCCGAAAGGAACGTTCAAGCCCATTCTCAAGCTCGATCTGCCGGCGACGCTCGGCAGCGATCTGGCCGGAATCGTGGTTGAGGTCGGGAGCCGCGTCACCCGCTTCAAGCCGGGCGATGCCGTCTTTGCCAGCATCTTCGATCTCGGCGACACAGGCGCGCTCGCGGAATTCGCGCGCGTGCCGGAAAGCGCGGCCGCGCTCAAGCCGGCCAATCTCGACTTCGTGCAGGCCGCCTCGATCCCGATGGTCGGACTGACCTCGTGGCAGGCGCTGAAGGAGCGCGCGCAACTCAAGCCAGGCCAGAAGGCTTTCATCCCGGCAGGTTCAGGCGGCATCGGCACCTTCGCGATCCAGCTCGCAAAATATCTCGGCGCGGAGGTCGGCACCACCACGAGCACCGGCAATCTCGATCTGGTCCGCAGCCTCGGGGCCGACGAGGTGGTGGACTACAAGAAGCAGCAGTTCGAGGCTGTGCTGAAGGACTATGATGCCGTGCTGGGGACGGTCAGGGGCGATGCCATCGAGAAATCGCTGCGGATCCTGGGGCCCGGAAGCACCATCGTCTCGCTGATCGGCCCGCCCGACGCTGCGTTCGCGCGCGCCCGCGGCATGAATGTCGTGATGACGTTCCTGTTCGGAATGCTGAGCCGCAAGATCATCGGCGCCGCCAAGGCGCGCGGCGCGTCCTATTCGTTCCTGTTCGTGCGTCCCGACGGCGGCCAGCTGGCGGAGATCGGCAAGCTGCTCGAAGCGAAGCGTATCCGGCCAGTGATCGACAAGGTCTTCCCGTTCGACCAGGCCAAGGAGGCGCTGGCCTATCTCGAGCAGGGCCGCGCCAAGGGCAAGGTGGTCGTGCAGATGCGGTGA
- a CDS encoding alpha/beta hydrolase family protein yields the protein MRITLWAFAIALCCLGSPADAAGIQLLDSDPALSGAIWYPCAAEPAHVALGKLSVGADFDLTGAKDCPVTGAKLPLVIFSHGRGGWFGANHDTEEALANAGFIVAAINHPGDTTNDSSRRDALSLWGSRPADIVRLLDFVLNDWKDRAVIDPARVGFFGFSLGGATGFVLMGTRPDFARIASFCKETTGACAELHNGETPPEPLRDARIRTAVIVDPAPGVLTRENLAVVKLPFQFWRSQFGGPGVGDGSGTARVAEGLPGQPEIHVVPAGHFAFLAPCSAELAAAIPRICTDVPGFDRAAFHREFNAAVVQYFRAQLGGAEQ from the coding sequence TTGCGCATCACGCTTTGGGCTTTCGCCATCGCTCTCTGCTGTCTCGGTTCGCCCGCCGATGCTGCCGGCATTCAGCTTCTCGACTCAGATCCGGCGCTGTCAGGCGCGATCTGGTATCCCTGCGCGGCGGAGCCGGCCCATGTCGCACTCGGCAAGCTCTCGGTCGGCGCCGATTTCGACCTCACGGGCGCGAAGGACTGCCCCGTCACCGGCGCAAAGCTGCCACTGGTGATCTTTTCGCATGGCAGGGGCGGGTGGTTCGGCGCGAACCATGACACCGAGGAGGCGCTGGCCAATGCCGGCTTCATCGTTGCGGCCATCAACCATCCCGGCGACACCACCAACGACTCGTCGCGGCGCGACGCCCTGTCCCTCTGGGGATCGCGACCCGCGGACATCGTGCGTCTGCTCGATTTCGTTCTGAACGACTGGAAGGACAGGGCGGTGATCGATCCCGCCAGGGTCGGCTTCTTCGGCTTCTCGCTCGGCGGCGCGACCGGCTTCGTGCTGATGGGGACCAGGCCGGATTTCGCGCGGATCGCCAGCTTCTGCAAGGAGACGACCGGCGCCTGCGCAGAGCTTCACAACGGCGAGACGCCGCCTGAACCGCTCAGGGATGCGCGTATCCGCACGGCCGTCATCGTCGATCCCGCGCCCGGGGTGCTGACGCGCGAGAATCTCGCCGTCGTCAAGCTGCCGTTCCAGTTCTGGCGGTCGCAGTTCGGCGGGCCCGGTGTCGGCGACGGCTCAGGCACGGCGCGCGTTGCGGAGGGCCTGCCGGGCCAGCCCGAGATTCACGTCGTTCCGGCCGGTCACTTTGCGTTCCTCGCACCGTGCTCGGCCGAGCTTGCAGCGGCCATTCCGCGCATCTGCACCGACGTGCCGGGCTTCGATCGGGCGGCCTTTCACCGCGAGTTCAACGCGGCCGTGGTGCAGTATTTTCGCGCGCAGCTCGGCGGCGCAGAGCAGTAG